A portion of the Triticum urartu cultivar G1812 unplaced genomic scaffold, Tu2.1 TuUngrouped_contig_4362, whole genome shotgun sequence genome contains these proteins:
- the LOC125527711 gene encoding uncharacterized protein LOC125527711, which produces MGGDGQTVAAASSSPIGAQHLSEPRRLRRSARPRSPVWLLSQARRGVVALRHGEGEQPTVLKAVRGGCKSRRRLQIEGQCAAALSPSYPLSLERKLRTYWQWPVRGVVLSQRRGEEGEGDGESTEKRHREQIRPSAARKATPPSTSVPSPRFRHSILMQLRCIRWCRTNNIKAIFSTKPSMHRLVNYQVVFVYQFICC; this is translated from the exons ATGGGAGGAGACGGGcagacggtggcggcggcgtcCTCCTCGCCCATCGGCGCGCAACACCTGTCAGAGCCCCGTCGGCTCCGTCGATCTGCCAGACCTAGGTCGCCGGTGTGGCTGCTGTCTCAGGCGAGAAGAGGAGTGGTCGCGTTAAGACACGGGGAGGGGGAGCAGCCAACCGTGCTCAAGGCCGTCCGTGGCGGCTGCAAATCGAGGCGGCGGCTACAAATTGAAGGTCAGTGCGCGGCGGCCCTCTCTCCTTCTTATCCCCTCTCGCTCGAGAGAAAGTTGCGGACATATTGGCAGTGGCCTGTCCGCGGCGTCGTCCTCAGCCAGAGAAGGggagaggagggagagggagatggtGAGTCCACGGAGAAGCGCCACCGGGAGCAGATCCGGCCATCGGCGGCAAGAAAGGCCACGCCCCCCTCTACCTCCGTACCGTCACCCAG GTTCAGGCATAGCATACTGATGCAATTGAGGTGCATCCGCTGGTGCCGAACAAACAACATAAAAGCCATCTTCAGCACCAAACCATCTATGCATCGATTGGTTAATTATCAAGTGGTCTTTGTCTATCAGTTTATTTGTTGTTAG